Proteins from one methanogenic archaeon mixed culture ISO4-G1 genomic window:
- a CDS encoding thymidylate kinase — protein MTWYAVDGMDGSGKTTSSDFIREQLIAEGRRVLEITHPNSGTAYGRTAAKYLCEDGKVAVLIATLYYVFDVLHSLRFKRKHGKEYDDVIFVRYSLAAAYLPDSLCRPAFKIIEMVLPVPDVKIYVDIEPEIAMKRIYERGEALETFESVDELAKTRRRMAMITDSWIKIDNSGSVEETHEQTKRILEEVRRNGRA, from the coding sequence ATGACCTGGTACGCTGTGGATGGAATGGACGGGTCGGGAAAGACCACATCGTCAGATTTCATCAGGGAGCAGCTCATCGCGGAAGGACGCAGGGTCCTGGAGATCACCCATCCCAATTCGGGCACCGCATACGGAAGGACAGCGGCCAAGTACCTCTGCGAGGACGGAAAGGTCGCGGTGCTCATTGCCACCCTGTACTACGTGTTCGACGTCCTGCATTCGCTCAGGTTCAAGAGGAAGCACGGAAAGGAGTACGATGACGTTATATTCGTACGCTACAGTCTGGCGGCCGCATATCTGCCGGACAGTCTGTGCAGACCCGCATTTAAAATCATAGAGATGGTCCTCCCCGTCCCGGATGTCAAGATCTACGTGGACATCGAGCCGGAGATCGCGATGAAGCGCATCTACGAGAGAGGGGAGGCACTCGAGACGTTCGAGTCCGTCGATGAGCTGGCCAAGACCCGCAGGAGGATGGCCATGATCACGGATTCGTGGATCAAGATTGACAATTCAGGCTCGGTGGAGGAGACCCACGAGCAGACCAAGAGGATACTCGAGGAGGTGAGGAGAAATGGCCGTGCGTGA
- a CDS encoding TPR repeat-containing protein codes for MDNLPVFDSFEGYHIWKTLNGKLTKQKLDLISSKIQSAPVGIHPAILISLMNALQAEYGSVSGTTMKLLVSKSRSQDCTPAIRAAELLVANNEITAAAEILANNTSKDMFHRYAAEAKIYHGEGDTIDAVDSARRALEIDPDAMELYDMLNEDDPSGLWSERKSVQEAYRGKGMRVPKDPRLRDLYSVYDSWFKGDKEAATDKLVNSEYYKNGDWEFLLASARLNADEKDWHSAKMVFDKLVPDSPVFVRYEAAEAFIAGHDPDSALDIYDGIDMTSPRSMKGRISAYAQKDSAGDLMIAISEYLDSEYTGTLDYSEMAGMLMSMGRYDDAKTVMDRMEASNRKDPAYLVIYSKYLLSKGDIRGAKATSRAAARVGKGDLPVEILAARIRFISEDVKGAEKDIDRILTEDPDNIDALVLKKDILVKKNDVQGALEICRRILESDPGDVTTMMTLSGAMSESGDMNGSMLTLRNVLRLDPSRENVLKVLCSMMEAGQYREAMYLCYDIEKDMAPDPEIRMLRGNAEYNLGEYVKASISYAAAAELAPNDPVIWHSKGMADEARGDFESAETSYNRAVLFDLNNSEYWISKAAIQERFDDLYGAVESLNRAIELDPDSVYPMARKAVILEKDGRYDEAMFFIDICSVTDPSNPDVALLRARVLRESGKPSDGLAVALEVHAAVPSEDSALELANCYLANYKRYDALKVLEEALAKDETSARIRMAIDSIEEGSQGIESTSEEQEPGEEALSSEDAAAAAAIADSMISIKDYKGALRAIDRAIAIDGEEPRYVCMKVSILLLDGDVRGAQDLATEALKSNPKSAKFHEAMGDVKLAKSEFRGALQEYEKAMALGLNLPEILAKKGDAQEGLGYYDRSIDSYSMAVNRDPTNRDLRYILAVKLFERGYLSRADAQAVMILEKTPNDPETAILLARIRKDSRKDSGVTEAYKLFRACNVQDEALLKEMSEVLVSAGHDEEARSLKKAEPEPIEDLRVKRSAEKVLRRAYVSRMAPDDEDLLLAMGFEGPELEEIRDYIVRDAPFGDIIPGSPDFQKMERASNEVVLKLNWKDLESGQKPSLEKIFVSGSFKDVDEAKRLSAYMGKALRCEVGRDDSLKMVLDRVQGSTLFEIMRACKVGIYQARQIQLLLKGQ; via the coding sequence ATGGACAATCTGCCGGTCTTTGATTCATTCGAGGGGTATCACATCTGGAAGACCCTTAACGGCAAGTTGACCAAACAGAAGCTCGATCTGATTTCATCCAAGATCCAGTCCGCTCCCGTGGGGATACATCCCGCGATACTCATCAGCCTCATGAACGCCCTCCAGGCGGAATACGGCTCAGTATCCGGGACCACCATGAAGCTCCTGGTCTCGAAATCGCGTTCGCAGGACTGCACGCCGGCCATCAGGGCCGCGGAACTGCTGGTGGCCAACAACGAGATCACCGCAGCGGCAGAGATACTGGCCAACAACACGTCCAAGGATATGTTCCACAGGTACGCGGCGGAGGCCAAGATCTACCACGGGGAAGGGGACACCATCGATGCGGTGGACAGTGCCAGGCGCGCACTGGAGATCGATCCTGATGCGATGGAGCTCTATGATATGCTCAACGAGGACGATCCCAGCGGACTGTGGTCCGAGAGGAAGTCCGTCCAGGAGGCATACAGGGGCAAGGGGATGCGTGTCCCGAAGGACCCAAGGCTCAGGGACCTCTATTCGGTGTACGACAGCTGGTTCAAGGGCGACAAGGAGGCCGCCACCGACAAGCTCGTCAATTCAGAGTATTACAAGAACGGGGACTGGGAGTTTCTGCTCGCATCCGCGAGGCTGAACGCGGACGAGAAGGACTGGCACTCGGCCAAGATGGTCTTCGACAAGCTCGTCCCCGACTCACCAGTCTTCGTGAGGTACGAGGCGGCGGAGGCGTTCATAGCGGGTCACGATCCCGATTCGGCCCTGGACATCTACGACGGTATCGACATGACCTCACCGAGGTCCATGAAGGGCCGCATATCGGCCTACGCACAGAAGGACTCCGCAGGGGACCTGATGATCGCCATCAGCGAGTACCTGGACAGCGAATACACGGGCACACTGGACTATTCGGAGATGGCAGGTATGCTCATGTCCATGGGCAGGTACGACGATGCCAAGACCGTCATGGACAGGATGGAGGCATCCAACAGGAAGGATCCCGCTTATCTTGTGATCTATTCCAAATACCTTCTCTCCAAAGGGGACATCCGCGGGGCCAAGGCCACATCCAGGGCCGCGGCCCGTGTCGGCAAGGGAGACCTGCCGGTGGAGATACTGGCAGCGAGGATCCGTTTCATATCCGAGGATGTCAAAGGGGCCGAGAAGGACATCGACAGGATCCTGACCGAGGATCCTGACAACATCGATGCGTTGGTCCTCAAGAAGGACATCCTGGTGAAGAAGAACGACGTCCAGGGCGCTCTCGAGATCTGCCGCCGCATACTGGAGTCGGATCCGGGCGACGTGACGACGATGATGACCCTCTCCGGGGCGATGAGCGAGAGCGGGGACATGAACGGTTCCATGCTCACCCTCAGGAACGTCCTGAGGTTGGACCCCAGCAGGGAGAACGTCTTGAAGGTACTCTGCTCCATGATGGAGGCGGGACAGTACAGGGAGGCCATGTACCTCTGCTATGACATAGAGAAGGATATGGCCCCGGACCCGGAGATACGCATGCTCAGGGGCAACGCGGAATACAACCTCGGAGAGTACGTGAAAGCGTCCATCTCATACGCCGCAGCGGCCGAGCTGGCACCCAACGATCCCGTCATCTGGCACTCCAAGGGTATGGCCGATGAGGCGAGGGGCGATTTCGAATCCGCGGAGACCTCCTACAACCGTGCCGTCCTGTTCGACCTGAACAATTCGGAGTATTGGATATCCAAGGCGGCGATACAGGAGAGGTTCGACGACCTGTACGGTGCGGTGGAATCCCTTAACAGGGCGATCGAGCTCGATCCCGATTCCGTGTATCCGATGGCGAGGAAGGCCGTCATACTGGAGAAGGACGGCAGGTACGATGAGGCGATGTTCTTCATCGACATATGCTCGGTCACCGACCCGTCCAATCCTGATGTCGCATTGCTGAGGGCAAGGGTCCTGAGGGAATCGGGGAAGCCCTCCGATGGGCTGGCGGTGGCCCTTGAGGTCCATGCCGCGGTGCCGTCGGAGGATTCGGCACTGGAGCTGGCGAACTGCTATCTGGCCAATTACAAGAGGTATGATGCCCTGAAGGTCCTCGAGGAGGCCCTGGCCAAGGACGAGACCTCCGCAAGGATAAGGATGGCCATAGATTCCATCGAGGAGGGTTCGCAGGGAATCGAGAGCACATCGGAGGAACAGGAGCCCGGAGAGGAGGCCCTCTCATCGGAGGATGCCGCTGCTGCCGCCGCCATAGCGGATTCCATGATATCCATCAAGGATTACAAGGGGGCCCTCAGGGCGATCGACCGTGCGATAGCCATCGACGGCGAGGAGCCGAGGTATGTCTGCATGAAGGTCTCCATCCTCCTGCTGGACGGCGATGTCAGAGGGGCGCAGGACCTTGCCACGGAGGCATTGAAGTCCAACCCCAAGAGCGCCAAGTTCCATGAGGCGATGGGTGACGTGAAACTGGCCAAATCCGAGTTCAGGGGAGCCCTCCAGGAATACGAGAAGGCGATGGCGCTTGGCCTCAACCTCCCGGAGATCCTGGCGAAGAAGGGCGATGCCCAGGAGGGACTCGGTTACTACGACAGGTCCATCGACAGCTACTCCATGGCGGTCAACCGCGATCCCACGAACAGGGACCTGCGTTACATACTGGCAGTCAAGCTGTTCGAGAGGGGATACCTCTCCCGTGCCGACGCCCAGGCGGTGATGATCCTTGAGAAGACCCCGAACGACCCCGAGACCGCGATCTTGCTGGCGAGGATCAGGAAGGATTCCCGTAAGGACTCGGGCGTCACGGAGGCATACAAACTATTCAGAGCGTGCAACGTGCAGGACGAGGCCCTCCTGAAGGAGATGTCCGAAGTGCTGGTCAGTGCCGGTCACGACGAGGAGGCCAGGAGCCTCAAGAAGGCGGAGCCGGAACCTATAGAGGACCTTAGGGTCAAGAGGTCTGCCGAGAAGGTGCTGCGCCGTGCATACGTATCCAGGATGGCCCCGGATGACGAGGATCTCCTGTTGGCGATGGGATTCGAGGGCCCGGAACTGGAGGAGATCCGCGATTACATCGTGAGGGATGCGCCGTTCGGGGACATCATACCCGGCTCGCCGGACTTCCAGAAGATGGAACGCGCCTCCAACGAGGTCGTACTGAAACTCAACTGGAAGGACCTGGAATCCGGCCAGAAGCCTTCGTTGGAGAAGATATTCGTCTCGGGATCGTTCAAGGATGTGGATGAGGCCAAGCGTCTGTCCGCATACATGGGCAAGGCCCTCAGATGCGAGGTCGGCCGCGACGATTCGCTGAAGATGGTCCTGGACAGGGTCCAGGGTTCAACGTTGTTCGAGATCATGCGTGCCTGCAAGGTCGGGATTTACCAGGCCAGGCAGATACAGCTGCTACTGAAGGGTCAGTAA
- a CDS encoding NUDIX family hydrolase, with translation MIFQGRSISNGRAKGEVIKLDEPLSFLGGVDGSTGDLRVRDGNVAGKILVFPKGKGSTVGSYVMYDLMVHGKEPAAVINESAETIVATGAVISSIPMVDMIPSVRLFEDGDIVTVDATNGTVEIEGIVYKEIVSSVVSKGNKCILEKRPETNHSYPGFWSLVAGKIEEGETALEAARREILEETSIKVNEPLGTMEPLYVREGKTLFKVYPFHFDSEGQEPVLNEENEGYVWASVEDAKEMKTVTDTVKVMSAFLS, from the coding sequence GTGATCTTCCAGGGACGCAGCATATCCAACGGCAGGGCCAAGGGAGAGGTTATCAAGCTCGACGAGCCCCTCAGCTTCCTGGGAGGGGTGGACGGATCCACCGGGGACCTCAGGGTCAGGGACGGCAACGTCGCAGGGAAGATCCTGGTATTCCCCAAGGGAAAGGGCAGCACTGTAGGTTCCTATGTCATGTACGACCTCATGGTCCACGGCAAAGAGCCAGCTGCGGTAATCAACGAGTCCGCCGAGACCATCGTGGCAACGGGTGCGGTCATCTCCTCCATACCCATGGTGGACATGATCCCGTCCGTCAGGCTGTTCGAGGACGGGGACATCGTCACCGTCGACGCGACCAACGGGACGGTGGAGATCGAAGGCATCGTCTACAAGGAGATCGTATCGTCCGTTGTCTCCAAAGGCAACAAGTGCATCCTGGAGAAGCGCCCGGAGACCAACCATTCCTATCCCGGTTTCTGGTCCCTCGTGGCGGGCAAGATCGAGGAGGGAGAGACCGCGCTCGAGGCTGCACGCAGGGAGATCCTCGAGGAGACATCCATCAAGGTGAATGAGCCCCTTGGCACAATGGAGCCCCTGTACGTACGCGAGGGCAAGACGCTGTTCAAGGTCTATCCGTTCCACTTCGACTCCGAAGGGCAGGAGCCCGTTCTCAACGAGGAGAATGAGGGTTACGTGTGGGCATCGGTCGAGGATGCCAAGGAAATGAAGACCGTCACCGATACCGTCAAGGTCATGTCAGCATTCCTCAGCTGA
- a CDS encoding ACT domain-containing protein, protein MTVRVHHKYPLVDNRYMDQIASMLRRYPSQRKVAQKLLEYGIRVSNGVAYCGDIEQTDAGIARACDVDRRVVRTTLEHISATPELDCIFSKLRPMLSMVDMAEQINCSAIVIIPTDARVPGIIADVTTVLYNSGITLRQAMVSDEGDREHSTLQIVVDGKLQENVIMMIKSCRGVDSVLIK, encoded by the coding sequence ATGACCGTAAGGGTGCATCATAAATACCCACTAGTCGATAACAGATACATGGATCAGATCGCATCGATGCTCAGGAGATATCCGTCCCAGCGCAAGGTCGCACAGAAGCTTCTGGAATACGGTATCAGGGTGAGCAACGGTGTCGCCTATTGCGGCGACATCGAGCAGACCGATGCGGGCATAGCACGCGCCTGCGATGTGGACAGGAGGGTCGTCAGGACCACGCTCGAGCACATCTCCGCCACACCGGAGCTTGACTGCATATTCTCCAAGCTCAGGCCGATGCTGTCCATGGTCGATATGGCGGAGCAGATCAATTGTTCCGCGATAGTCATCATACCCACCGATGCAAGAGTGCCAGGCATCATCGCCGACGTCACGACGGTACTCTACAACTCCGGTATCACCCTTAGACAGGCGATGGTCAGCGACGAGGGGGACAGGGAGCACTCGACCCTTCAGATCGTGGTTGACGGGAAGTTGCAGGAGAATGTCATAATGATGATCAAATCCTGCCGCGGTGTCGACAGCGTCCTTATTAAGTGA
- a CDS encoding UbiA prenyltransferase family protein, with amino-acid sequence MNKYLQLFRLNNALIGSFAILIAAFMAAGTSMVDYSVNLLIGFFIVFTFIAGGNSLNDYIDVEIDRTAHPDRPVPSGKLTPIQARNTGVAMLILSTLLSFLTIDVPCIVIVVVAVILMAAYEMVLKQRGFVGNLTIALLTGMVFLLAGALVGDPMKNIAVGGMAALVSVGREISKDIEDMASDEGRKTLPMSIGVRNASIIAAVFYIAGPILSWYPIYLDPANYLYYIVLLSDVTFFYCAYKVFSDPRKAEKKAKVGMLLGLLAFIMSAIYYSFLV; translated from the coding sequence ATGAACAAGTACCTTCAGCTGTTCAGATTGAACAATGCGCTCATCGGTTCGTTCGCCATCCTGATAGCAGCGTTCATGGCTGCAGGTACGTCAATGGTCGACTACAGTGTTAATCTTTTGATAGGGTTCTTCATCGTGTTCACCTTCATCGCCGGAGGCAACTCGCTCAACGATTACATCGATGTCGAGATTGACAGGACTGCCCATCCTGACCGTCCAGTCCCCTCCGGGAAGCTCACACCCATTCAGGCGAGGAACACCGGGGTAGCGATGCTCATCCTGAGCACCCTGCTGTCATTCCTGACCATAGATGTCCCATGCATCGTCATAGTGGTCGTGGCGGTCATCCTCATGGCCGCATACGAGATGGTTCTCAAGCAGAGGGGATTCGTCGGGAACCTGACCATAGCTCTTCTTACCGGGATGGTCTTCCTCCTCGCAGGCGCCCTCGTCGGCGACCCTATGAAGAACATCGCCGTCGGCGGCATGGCCGCTCTCGTCTCCGTCGGAAGGGAGATCTCCAAGGACATCGAGGACATGGCCTCTGACGAGGGAAGGAAGACCCTGCCCATGAGCATCGGTGTCAGGAACGCATCCATCATCGCGGCGGTCTTCTATATCGCAGGACCCATCCTCAGCTGGTACCCGATCTATCTGGATCCGGCCAACTACCTGTACTACATCGTGCTCCTGTCGGATGTGACGTTCTTCTACTGCGCGTACAAGGTCTTCTCGGATCCGCGCAAGGCGGAGAAGAAGGCAAAGGTAGGTATGCTGCTCGGTCTTCTGGCATTCATCATGAGCGCCATCTACTACAGCTTCCTCGTGTGA
- a CDS encoding DNA-directed RNA polymerase subunit L RpoL has translation MQTYVIEKTKTSVRLGFKDANLTLITPLMKELNADPNVALVRYIDEHPELKDRVLYVEVKKGDVMKVIDKAAKAVSEYYSN, from the coding sequence ATGCAGACCTATGTTATCGAGAAGACGAAGACCTCGGTCAGACTGGGATTCAAAGATGCCAACCTCACGCTGATCACTCCTCTCATGAAGGAGCTGAACGCGGACCCCAACGTCGCTCTCGTCAGATACATCGATGAGCACCCGGAGCTCAAGGACCGCGTACTCTACGTTGAGGTCAAGAAGGGCGACGTGATGAAGGTCATCGATAAGGCAGCAAAGGCTGTTTCTGAATACTACTCCAACTGA
- a CDS encoding Sel1 domain-containing protein: MAEAGDVCSCFKLGQMFALGEGAEQDDETAFGWYKKAAQLGHQTSAFVVGTCYQNGIIVGQDSDEACMWFLRAVLKGDLDSFLALSDYYKTHDTQEDSAVFEYFLKASEQDADAAYILGRLYELGVGSAFNPAKALDAYRRSESMGSPYGALQVAMCTLNGTGMKRDRGQGAKLLQALVDKKFAPAYLALAKCYEYGFGVERDAKRTFSLYDEAVSLGSVDAMYELGKCYMDGIGVEKDGNYSNAWYTAAVLRGSRDGLYGMARCFLGGVGEDKNRDKGLEFLQRAADLGQTDAMIMFGQLYAKGKQVPKSTKTSAEWFRLAADLGDGYAQLITGDNLTEGVGFKKDAKAALRYYMMSAAHGNTVACYNVGTAYSLGKGVERNNEKAFDWLSRAAEDNFMKAMFSVAEAYSKGRGVERNNEKAFELHNKLANNGFGKSQYHVAYAYFEGVGTTKNDKLAYEWFLKGADGGNVLCQYYTGYCLANGIGTKADEKKALIWYTRAAEQGHIVSRQIVEGATGKKVELKGDESPFQSYLFSANNGDPDAMFIVGRCYLDGVGTEKDPAEAKKWFNRGAAGGNLASKRALLQMRNKGI, from the coding sequence ATGGCTGAAGCGGGAGACGTGTGTTCCTGCTTCAAGCTGGGGCAGATGTTCGCACTCGGAGAAGGCGCAGAGCAGGACGATGAGACGGCTTTTGGATGGTACAAGAAGGCGGCCCAGTTGGGTCACCAGACGTCCGCGTTTGTCGTAGGTACCTGCTATCAGAACGGAATCATCGTGGGACAGGACTCGGATGAGGCCTGCATGTGGTTCCTCCGCGCGGTTCTCAAGGGCGACCTGGATTCGTTCCTCGCTCTGTCCGACTACTACAAGACACACGATACGCAGGAGGATTCTGCGGTTTTCGAATATTTCTTAAAGGCATCCGAGCAGGATGCCGATGCGGCCTACATCCTCGGAAGGCTGTATGAGCTCGGTGTCGGATCGGCATTCAACCCCGCCAAGGCACTCGACGCATACAGGAGGTCCGAGTCCATGGGCAGCCCTTACGGGGCGCTCCAGGTCGCGATGTGCACCCTGAACGGTACCGGGATGAAGAGGGATCGCGGACAGGGTGCTAAGCTGCTGCAGGCGCTGGTCGACAAGAAGTTCGCGCCAGCGTATCTCGCCCTCGCCAAGTGCTACGAGTACGGATTCGGTGTCGAGCGCGATGCGAAGAGGACATTCTCGCTCTACGATGAGGCAGTCAGCCTCGGTTCGGTCGACGCCATGTACGAGCTCGGAAAGTGCTACATGGACGGTATCGGCGTGGAGAAGGACGGCAACTATTCCAACGCATGGTACACGGCCGCCGTCCTCAGAGGGAGCCGCGACGGACTGTACGGAATGGCCAGATGCTTCCTCGGCGGAGTCGGGGAGGACAAGAACAGGGACAAGGGACTGGAGTTCCTCCAGAGGGCGGCGGATCTCGGACAGACCGATGCCATGATCATGTTCGGTCAGCTCTACGCCAAGGGCAAGCAGGTGCCCAAGAGCACCAAGACCTCGGCGGAATGGTTCAGACTGGCGGCCGACCTCGGTGACGGATACGCACAGCTCATCACGGGAGACAACCTCACGGAGGGAGTCGGATTCAAGAAGGACGCCAAGGCGGCCCTGAGATACTACATGATGTCGGCGGCCCACGGCAACACCGTGGCATGTTACAACGTCGGTACCGCGTACTCCTTAGGGAAGGGGGTCGAGAGGAACAACGAGAAGGCCTTCGATTGGCTCAGCCGTGCGGCGGAGGACAACTTCATGAAGGCCATGTTCTCCGTGGCCGAGGCCTATTCCAAGGGAAGGGGAGTCGAGAGGAACAACGAGAAGGCCTTCGAACTCCACAACAAGCTCGCCAACAACGGTTTCGGCAAGTCGCAGTACCATGTCGCCTACGCTTACTTCGAGGGTGTCGGGACGACCAAGAACGACAAGCTCGCATACGAGTGGTTCCTCAAGGGAGCGGACGGAGGGAATGTACTGTGCCAGTACTACACCGGATACTGTCTCGCGAACGGTATCGGGACGAAGGCCGACGAGAAGAAGGCCCTGATCTGGTACACCCGTGCAGCGGAGCAGGGACACATCGTCTCCAGGCAGATCGTCGAAGGGGCGACCGGGAAGAAGGTCGAGCTCAAGGGAGACGAATCGCCCTTCCAGTCGTACCTGTTCTCGGCGAACAACGGCGATCCCGATGCGATGTTCATCGTGGGACGCTGCTACCTCGACGGAGTCGGGACCGAGAAGGATCCTGCCGAGGCCAAGAAGTG
- a CDS encoding tRNA pseudouridine synthase TruD family, translating to MYRKCTTAETKIGMHNYLCDTDGTGGHLKTLPEDFVVREISDPPRQKDNGDYSIATVTARNWETNRMVRLMSRSMGVSRDRIGFAGTKDKRAVTTQLMSVYGPPELFDKIDLKDLEVRDVYRGARGISIGDLIGNEFEITVRDCTMDPAMIKDTVDADISTIRKTSGFPNYFGVQRFGAVRPVTHLVGERLVRGDIEGAVRTYISFTTPEEDEVLQLKRKELEDTPVSDWGKVFGSIPPAMAFERMMVGVLMNDPEDWIGAISIVPANLQMMFTHAYQSWLFNEMLSRRMNAGLPLNAPVEGDIIIPLDANRIPQHENPILTTAKNIDLVTRQVRAGRAFVTITLFGSDGELAEGEMGEIEHKVIEENRLSHEDFVIPGLPRCTSKGSRREILCPLKQIDYSIKDEGYSLSFSLPKGNYATCLLREFMKSEMRDY from the coding sequence ATGTACCGCAAGTGCACCACGGCCGAAACCAAGATCGGGATGCACAACTACCTGTGCGACACCGACGGTACCGGCGGACATCTGAAGACCCTCCCGGAGGACTTCGTCGTCAGGGAGATCTCCGACCCACCAAGGCAGAAGGACAACGGCGATTATTCCATAGCCACAGTCACCGCCAGGAACTGGGAGACCAACCGCATGGTCAGGCTCATGTCCCGTTCCATGGGCGTCTCCAGGGACAGGATAGGCTTCGCGGGGACGAAGGACAAGAGGGCCGTCACCACACAACTCATGTCCGTCTACGGGCCCCCGGAACTGTTCGACAAGATCGACCTCAAGGACCTCGAGGTCAGGGACGTCTACAGGGGTGCAAGGGGCATCAGCATAGGCGACCTGATCGGCAACGAGTTCGAGATCACCGTCAGGGACTGCACGATGGACCCTGCGATGATCAAGGACACCGTGGATGCGGACATCTCCACCATCAGGAAGACCAGCGGATTCCCCAACTACTTCGGGGTCCAGAGGTTCGGCGCCGTCAGGCCTGTGACGCATCTCGTCGGCGAGAGGCTGGTCCGCGGGGACATCGAAGGAGCCGTCAGGACATACATCTCATTCACCACCCCCGAGGAGGACGAGGTCCTTCAGCTCAAGAGGAAGGAACTGGAGGACACCCCGGTCTCCGATTGGGGGAAGGTCTTCGGATCGATCCCTCCAGCCATGGCCTTCGAGCGCATGATGGTCGGCGTCCTCATGAACGACCCCGAGGATTGGATAGGGGCCATCAGCATTGTGCCAGCTAACCTTCAGATGATGTTCACCCACGCATATCAGTCATGGCTGTTCAACGAGATGCTCAGCAGGAGGATGAATGCGGGACTCCCCCTCAACGCACCCGTGGAAGGGGACATCATAATCCCGCTGGATGCCAACAGGATACCTCAGCACGAGAATCCGATCCTCACCACCGCCAAGAACATAGACCTCGTGACGAGGCAGGTCAGGGCGGGAAGGGCGTTCGTTACCATAACCCTCTTCGGTTCCGACGGGGAACTGGCAGAGGGCGAGATGGGTGAAATCGAGCACAAGGTCATCGAGGAGAACAGGCTGAGCCACGAGGACTTCGTCATCCCCGGACTGCCCAGATGCACCTCCAAGGGCAGCAGGAGGGAGATCCTCTGTCCCCTGAAACAGATCGATTATTCCATCAAGGACGAGGGTTATTCCCTCAGCTTCTCGCTTCCCAAGGGCAACTACGCCACATGTCTCCTAAGGGAGTTCATGAAGTCCGAGATGAGGGATTACTGA
- a CDS encoding dolichol kinase translates to MGNEGIFQISMNDIIALVLVYALIVAVLGIALFIQKRAGDRFDIRKIIHIGIGNFVFIWWMFDNAWVMEAFFAVPFAIILFFAMLKDNAISNSALGDISQNKGHKQGLFLYVVSIVILVALCFSDHWLAASIGIVAMTWGDGFGSIVGKKYGRHKSVNGKSIEGTLAVLTVTALVSIVLVVFLGCMPLSPASGIHFDAIIPIWACCLVAGGTVALTETFTPGAVDNIVNCMAVTGVMILLGL, encoded by the coding sequence ATGGGAAACGAAGGGATATTCCAGATTTCGATGAATGACATCATCGCCCTCGTCCTAGTCTATGCGCTCATTGTCGCTGTTCTCGGAATCGCGCTCTTTATCCAGAAGAGAGCCGGCGACAGGTTTGACATCCGTAAGATCATCCACATCGGAATCGGTAACTTCGTGTTCATCTGGTGGATGTTCGATAACGCTTGGGTGATGGAGGCCTTCTTTGCAGTACCGTTCGCGATAATCCTTTTCTTCGCGATGCTGAAGGACAATGCCATCTCCAATTCCGCGCTCGGGGACATATCGCAGAACAAGGGCCACAAGCAGGGACTGTTCCTGTACGTGGTCAGCATCGTGATCCTGGTCGCATTGTGCTTCAGCGATCACTGGCTGGCGGCATCCATCGGTATCGTCGCCATGACCTGGGGTGACGGATTCGGGAGCATTGTCGGTAAGAAGTACGGGAGGCACAAGTCCGTCAACGGCAAATCGATCGAAGGCACCCTAGCGGTCCTCACCGTCACCGCACTGGTCTCGATCGTCCTGGTGGTCTTCCTGGGATGCATGCCGCTCTCGCCGGCATCCGGAATACACTTCGATGCGATCATCCCCATCTGGGCATGCTGCCTGGTGGCGGGAGGAACGGTCGCCTTAACGGAGACGTTCACCCCCGGGGCTGTGGACAACATCGTCAACTGCATGGCCGTGACCGGCGTCATGATACTCCTCGGATTGTGA